A DNA window from Pogona vitticeps strain Pit_001003342236 chromosome 2, PviZW2.1, whole genome shotgun sequence contains the following coding sequences:
- the LOC144587222 gene encoding uncharacterized protein LOC144587222 — translation MRNGLNTCGDGVRPVPLVQLKELTLGRNHTKNMECEKSFSGRRNVRSHRRTHTGKKLYKCIECGKRFSWSSNLRTHERTHTGEKPHKCMECGKSFSRSGHLTVHQRIHTGEKPHKCMECGKSFSRSGVLRLHQRTHTGEKPHKCMECGKSFSRSGVLSLHQRTHTGEKPHKCIECGKSFSRSDALRLHQRTHTGEKPHKCMECGKSFSDSGQLRLHQRTHTGEKPHKCMECGKSFSQSGPLRLHQRTHTGEKPHKCMECGKSFTNSGILRLHQRTHTGEKPHKCMECGKSFSESGALKLHQRIHTGEKPHKCMECGKSFSQSVALKLHQRIHTGEKPHKCIECGKSFRRSGHLTVHRRMHTGEKPHKCMECGKSFSQSGDLRLHQRTHTGEKPHKCMECGKSFSRSGHLTVHRRTHTGEKPHKCMECGKSFSQSGQLRLHQRTHTGEKPHKCMECGKSFSHSGGLSLHQRTHTGEKPHKCIECGKSFSRSGVLRLHQRTHTGEKPHKCMECGKSFSCSGVLRLHQRTHTGEKPHKCMECGKSFSRSDDLSVHQRNHRNSRDVERAVFRAFCAGFPWKE, via the coding sequence ATGAGAAACGGTTTAAACACCTGTGGAGACGGCGTCAGACCAGTGCCACTAGTTCAgcttaaagaactcaccctgggaagaaatcatacaaaaaacatggaatgtgaaaagagtttcagcgggagaagaaatGTGCGTTcacatcgaagaactcacactgggaagaaactgtataaatgcatagaatgtggaaagagattcagTTGGAGTAGTAATCTCAGgacacatgaaagaactcacactggggagaaaccacataaatgcatggaatgtggaaagagctttagtcgcagtggtcaccTTACggtacatcaaaggatccacactggggagaaaccacataaatgcatggaatgtggaaagagctttagtcgcagtggtgtccttaggttacatcaaaggactcacactggggagaaaccacataaatgcatggaatgtggaaagagctttagtcgcagtggtgtccttagtttacatcaaaggacccacactggggagaaaccacataaatgcattgaatgtggaaagagctttagtcgcagtgatgcccttaggttacatcaaaggacccacactggggagaaaccacataaatgcatggaatgtggaaagagctttagtgacagtggtcagcttaggttacatcaaaggacacacactggggagaagccacataaatgtatggaatgtggaaagagttttagtcagagtggtccacttaggttacatcaaaggacccacactggggagaaaccacataaatgcatggagtgtggaaagagctttactaaCAGTGGcatccttaggttacatcaaaggactcacactggggagaaaccacataaatgcatggagtgtggaaagagctttagtgagagTGGTGctcttaagttacatcaaaggatccacactggggagaaaccacataaatgcatggagtgtggaaagagctttagtcagagtgttgcccttaagttacatcaaagaatccacactggggagaaaccacataaatgcattgaatgtggaaagagctttagacgCAGTGGTCACCTTACGGTACATCGAAGAatgcacactggggagaaaccacataaatgcatggaatgtggaaagagttttagtcagagtggtgaccttaggttacatcaaaggacacacactggggagaaaccacataaatgcatggaatgtggaaagagctttagtcgcagtggtcaccTTACGGTACATCGAAGaacgcacactggggagaaaccacataaatgcatggaatgtggaaagagttttagtcagagtggtcagcttaggttacatcaaaggacacacactggggagaagccacataaatgcatggaatgtggaaagagttttagtcacagtggtggacttagtttacatcaaaggacccacactggggagaaaccacataaatgcattgaatgtggaaagagctttagtcgcagtggtgtccttaggttacatcaaaggacccacactggggagaaaccacataaatgcatggaatgtggaaagagctttagttgcagtggtgtccttaggttacatcaaaggacccacactggggagaaaccacataaatgcatggaatgtggaaagagctttagtcgcagtgatgacCTTAGTGTACATCAAAGAAACCATAGAAATTCAAGAGATGTGGAACGAGCTGTATTCAGAGCTTTTTGTGCTGGTTTCccctggaaagaataa
- the LOC144587231 gene encoding uncharacterized protein LOC144587231 → MECEKSFSGRRTHIWEKPHKCMECGKSFFQNGQLRLHQRIHTGEKPHKCMECGKSFSLSGDLRLHQRIHTGEKPHKCMECGKSFCQNGQLRVHQRIHTEEKPHKCMECGKSFSRSDALRLHQRIHTGEKPHKCMECGKSFCQNGQLRVHQRIHTGEKPHKCMECGKSFSRSDALRLHQRIHTGEKPHKCMECGKSFSLSGDLRLHQRIHTGEKPHKCMECGKSFGQNGQLRVHQRIHTGEKLHKCMECGKSFSRSGDLRLHQRIHTGEKPHKCVECGKSFCHNGQLTVHQRIHTGEKPHKCVECGKSFCQNGHLRLHQRIHTGEKPHKCMECGKSFSRSGHLRLHQRIHTGEKPHKCMECGKSFSLSGALRLHQRIHTGEKPHKCMECGKSFCQNGQLRVHQRIHTGEKPHKCMECGKSFSRSGDLRLHQRIHTGEKPHKCMECGKSFCQNGQLRVHQRIHTGEKLHKCMECGKSFSRSGDLRLHQRIHTGEKPHKCVECGKSFCHNGQLTVHQRIHTGEKLHGKNKQQNADVMQN, encoded by the coding sequence atggaatgtgaaaagagtttcagtgGGAGAAGAACTCACATttgggagaaaccacataaatgcatggaatgtggaaagagcttttttcagaatggtcagcttaggttacatcaaaggatccacactggggagaaaccacataaatgcatggaatgtggaaagagctttagtctcagtggtgaccttaggttacatcaaaggatccacactggggagaaaccacataaatgtatggagtgtggaaagagcttttgtcagaatggtcagcttagggtacatcaaaggatccacactgaggagaaaccacataaatgcatggaatgtggaaagagctttagtcgcagtgatgcccttagattacatcaaaggatccacactggggagaaaccacataaatgtatggagtgtggaaagagcttttgtcagaatggtcagcttagggtacatcaaaggatccacactggggagaaaccacataaatgtatggagtgtggaaagagctttagtcgcagtgatgcccttagattacatcaaaggatccacactggggagaaaccacataaatgcatggaatgtggaaagagctttagtctcagtggtgaccttaggttacatcaacggatccacactggggagaaaccacataaatgtatggagtgtggaaagagctttggtcagaatggtcagcttagggtacatcaaaggatccacactggggagaaactacataaatgcatggaatgtggaaagagctttagtcgcagtggtgaccttaggttacatcaaaggatccacactggggagaaaccacataaatgtgtggagtgtggaaagagcttttgtcacAATGGTCAGCTTACggtacatcaaaggatccacactggggagaaaccacataaatgtgtggagtgtggaaagagcttttgtcagaatggtcatcttaggttacatcaaaggatccacactggggagaaaccacataaatgcatggaatgtggaaagagctttagtcgcagtggtcaccttaggttacatcaaaggatccacactggggagaaaccacataaatgcatggaatgtggaaagagctttagtctcagtggtgcccttaggttacatcaaaggatccacactggggagaaaccacataaatgtatggagtgtggaaagagcttttgtcagaatggtcagcttagggtacatcaaaggatccacactggggagaaaccacataaatgcatggaatgtggaaagagctttagtcgcagtggtgaccttaggttacatcaaaggatccacactggggagaaaccacataaatgtatggagtgtggaaagagcttttgtcagaatggtcagcttagggtacatcaaaggatccacactggggagaaactacataaatgcatggaatgtggaaagagctttagtcgcagtggtgaccttaggttacatcaaaggatccacactggggagaaaccacataaatgtgtggagtgtggaaagagcttttgtcacAATGGTCAGCTTACggtacatcaaaggatccacactggggagaaactacatggaaagaataaacagcaAAATGCTGATGTAATGCAAAACTGA